The proteins below are encoded in one region of Marinibacterium anthonyi:
- the adhD gene encoding Putative alcohol dehydrogenase D, translated as MKIKAAVLEEIGRASPYADTTPITICEVDLEGPRDGEVLVEIVAAGLCHSDLSVINGDRPRQLPMVLGHESAGIVRAVGPDVDRFEPGDRVVSVFVPSCGHCGPCRSGRPALCEPGAAANAQGMMIGGGTRLSRGGEPIHHMTGVSCFAEYATMSQNSLVKIDPSVPLDVAAVMGCAVLTGAGAVFNTGDVCPGCSTAVVGLGGVGLSAVMAAYAAGAETIVAVDILDDKLEMARSLGATHTINSGRPGALEELRELTKGGVQTAMDFTGNVHALRFAYDSTRRGGTTITAGLPNPKAMLEIPAVGLTAEERTIKGSYLGSGVPARDIPRMLGLHAQGRLPVEKLMTAKIKLEDINAGFDRLQSGDAIRQLIDFG; from the coding sequence ATGAAGATCAAGGCAGCCGTTCTCGAGGAAATCGGCCGGGCATCGCCCTATGCGGACACGACACCGATCACCATCTGCGAGGTCGACCTGGAAGGCCCCCGCGACGGCGAGGTGCTGGTGGAAATCGTGGCGGCGGGGCTCTGCCATTCGGACCTGTCGGTGATCAACGGCGACCGGCCCCGGCAATTGCCCATGGTCCTGGGCCATGAAAGCGCGGGCATCGTGCGCGCGGTCGGGCCGGATGTGGACCGGTTCGAACCCGGCGACCGCGTGGTGTCGGTCTTCGTGCCCTCCTGCGGCCATTGCGGCCCCTGCCGCAGCGGACGTCCCGCGCTGTGCGAACCCGGCGCGGCGGCGAATGCGCAGGGCATGATGATCGGCGGCGGCACCCGGCTCAGCCGGGGCGGTGAGCCGATCCATCACATGACCGGCGTGTCCTGTTTTGCCGAATACGCGACCATGTCACAGAATTCGCTGGTCAAGATCGACCCGTCTGTGCCGCTGGATGTGGCGGCCGTCATGGGCTGCGCGGTGCTGACCGGGGCAGGGGCGGTGTTCAACACCGGCGACGTTTGCCCGGGGTGTTCGACGGCCGTCGTGGGCCTGGGCGGCGTGGGTCTTTCGGCCGTCATGGCCGCCTATGCCGCAGGGGCCGAAACCATCGTCGCCGTCGATATCCTCGACGACAAGCTCGAGATGGCCCGCAGCCTCGGCGCCACCCACACGATCAATTCCGGCAGGCCCGGCGCGCTGGAGGAACTGCGCGAGCTGACGAAAGGCGGCGTGCAGACGGCGATGGATTTCACCGGCAACGTGCACGCCCTTCGTTTTGCCTATGACAGCACGCGGCGGGGCGGCACCACGATCACCGCGGGCCTGCCCAACCCCAAGGCCATGCTGGAAATCCCCGCCGTGGGTCTGACCGCCGAGGAGCGCACGATCAAGGGCAGCTACCTTGGCTCGGGCGTGCCTGCGCGGGACATCCCGCGCATGCTTGGGCTGCATGCCCAGGGCCGCCTGCCGGTCGAGAAGCTGATGACCGCCAAGATCAAGCTGGAAGACATCAACGCCGGCTTCGACCGCCTGCAATCCGGCGATGCGATCCGCCAGCTCATCGACTTCGGCTGA
- the rbsA_7 gene encoding Ribose import ATP-binding protein RbsA encodes MTQPLTEPVTGTAVTPDPVVELRDVTKEFYGNPAISGVTFDLYPGEIHSLLGENGAGKSTLTKMIAGVYTPTAGSVRYQGQEVNFTSPQAALEAGIAMVFQETSLVPSLTVAQNLELGNEKKLNRLRGLYISAQQYLQSLSFDVDPTALVSTLGAAKKQMVEIARAVRHNARVIIFDEPTATLTPEEKYHFFSLVRRLRAQGVSIIFISHALEEALQISDRITILRDGQHVITDDVSAFDRDTIVSHMVGRQLSAEIHGEGARRKGRPAGKRVLSAQNLSMGKIVRNTSFSIFSGQVTGVFGLIGSGRTETFKIIAGVVKRDVFHGGEVRLEGRPVRYRVPRPAIRDGIVYVTKDRKLEGFFETKSIAENIYSGLVGADLNTRGIMSYSEMMEAARHWTQRLNVKAIDNASKVIELSGGNQQKVVLAKALIQKPKLLILDEPTRGVDVGAIAEIHQVINDLADAGLPVVIISSYLPEVLTLSDRILVARLGRIVEEFAIEEASEEKIMYAAVH; translated from the coding sequence ATGACCCAGCCCCTGACCGAGCCTGTCACCGGAACCGCCGTCACCCCCGACCCGGTGGTCGAACTGCGCGACGTGACCAAGGAATTCTACGGCAACCCGGCGATCTCGGGCGTGACCTTCGACCTGTATCCCGGCGAGATCCATTCGCTTCTGGGCGAGAACGGCGCCGGGAAATCGACGCTGACCAAGATGATCGCGGGGGTCTACACGCCCACCGCCGGATCGGTCCGCTACCAGGGGCAAGAGGTCAACTTCACCTCGCCGCAGGCCGCTTTGGAGGCCGGGATCGCCATGGTCTTCCAGGAAACCTCGCTGGTGCCGTCGCTGACCGTTGCGCAGAACCTTGAGCTCGGCAACGAGAAGAAGCTCAACCGCCTGAGGGGGCTTTACATCTCCGCCCAGCAATACCTGCAGTCGCTCAGCTTCGACGTGGATCCCACGGCGCTGGTCTCGACGCTGGGGGCGGCCAAGAAGCAGATGGTCGAGATCGCCCGCGCCGTCCGCCACAACGCCCGCGTCATCATCTTCGACGAACCCACCGCAACGCTGACGCCGGAAGAGAAATACCACTTCTTCAGCCTGGTCCGCCGCCTGCGCGCGCAGGGCGTGTCGATCATCTTCATCTCCCACGCGCTGGAAGAGGCGCTGCAGATCTCGGACCGCATCACCATCCTGCGCGACGGCCAGCACGTCATCACCGACGACGTTTCGGCCTTCGACCGCGACACGATCGTGTCGCACATGGTCGGCCGCCAATTGTCCGCTGAGATCCACGGCGAAGGCGCCCGCCGCAAGGGCCGCCCGGCGGGCAAACGGGTGCTTTCGGCGCAGAACCTGTCGATGGGCAAGATCGTGCGGAACACCTCGTTTTCCATCTTCTCCGGCCAGGTCACCGGCGTCTTCGGCCTGATCGGCTCGGGCCGGACCGAGACTTTTAAGATCATCGCGGGCGTCGTCAAACGCGACGTCTTCCACGGCGGCGAGGTCCGGCTTGAAGGCCGCCCCGTCCGCTACCGCGTCCCCCGCCCCGCCATCCGCGACGGCATCGTCTACGTGACCAAGGACCGCAAGCTGGAAGGCTTCTTCGAGACCAAGTCCATCGCCGAGAACATCTATTCCGGCCTTGTCGGCGCCGACCTGAACACCCGCGGCATCATGAGCTATTCCGAGATGATGGAGGCCGCCAGGCACTGGACGCAGCGTCTGAACGTCAAGGCCATCGACAACGCCTCGAAGGTCATCGAGCTTTCGGGCGGCAACCAGCAGAAGGTCGTCCTCGCCAAGGCGCTGATCCAGAAGCCCAAGCTGCTGATCCTCGACGAACCCACCCGCGGCGTCGATGTCGGCGCCATCGCCGAGATCCACCAGGTCATCAACGACCTGGCCGACGCGGGCCTGCCGGTGGTTATAATCTCGTCCTACCTGCCCGAGGTGCTGACGCTGTCGGACAGGATCCTCGTCGCCCGGCTTGGCCGCATCGTCGAGGAATTCGCCATCGAGGAGGCGAGCGAGGAAAAGATCATGTACGCGGCCGTGCACTAG
- the rbsC_2 gene encoding Ribose transport system permease protein RbsC: MSLSLTVQKWRYRLFPDHVVGEMLSKNWIDNAIPFVIMLAVVGIIGALLPNFFTGSNISILARQYGELALVVLGMTIVILVGGIDLSVGSNFALGNFMMLYFLNLQDFSVGLSAVLVVLICGTVGLVNGVLVGYLRLRAFLTTLVTLIIVRAIVDLLLLEYAQAMSMSFYSSPLWDMMGLGGIGILPFSFVVLAVIAIVAHIAFSRSGPGWRLLAIGGSRRSAYNMGLPVRRIVCSAYVMSGMLVGVAGVLYAARLSGAGSDTGIGLEVSALTAAILGGNSLGGGRGSVAKALMGALTVLVLSNGVLRLGLNSGSGPLVLGLALILAVFIDVRWMKNRHKLLSKVYVSPTLVQMPEPRSTDDGALALNDRLNAVEVIAEGEVESPEDVILDDEDYLYSGNRHGDIIRYLPPDYTRHEVYAHIGGSPLGMSFDRDGNLLVCVGGMGLYMVRKSNRSVEKITDETNRSLFSIVDDSRLRLADDLDIAPDGKIYFSEATVRYEMHDWPVDALESRGNGRIICFDPKTGRTRTVLRNLVFPNGVCTSHDGQSILFAESWGCRINRYWIDGPKKGTLEVLVDQLPGYPDNINRASDGTYWVAIMGMRTPALDLALGMPAVRRRMARRIAADQWLYPNLNIGCVARFDDQGVIHESLWDQKAVNHPMITSMREHKGWLYLGGITNNRVGRVRLSGRDDSWSGYQSYWGKQEAGA; encoded by the coding sequence GTGTCGCTCAGCCTGACCGTTCAGAAATGGCGTTATCGCCTGTTCCCCGACCACGTCGTGGGCGAGATGCTGTCGAAGAACTGGATCGACAACGCGATCCCCTTCGTGATCATGCTGGCGGTCGTCGGCATCATCGGCGCGCTGCTGCCCAACTTCTTCACCGGCAGCAACATTTCCATCCTCGCCCGCCAATACGGTGAACTGGCCCTTGTCGTGCTGGGCATGACCATCGTGATCCTGGTGGGCGGCATCGACCTCTCGGTCGGCTCCAATTTCGCCCTCGGCAATTTCATGATGCTCTACTTCCTGAATTTGCAGGACTTTTCCGTGGGGCTGTCGGCCGTTCTGGTGGTGCTGATCTGCGGAACCGTCGGACTGGTGAACGGAGTGCTGGTGGGCTACCTGCGGCTGCGCGCCTTCCTGACGACGCTGGTCACGCTGATCATCGTGCGCGCCATCGTCGATCTGCTGCTGCTGGAATACGCGCAGGCCATGTCGATGTCGTTCTATTCCTCGCCGCTGTGGGACATGATGGGCCTGGGCGGCATCGGGATCCTTCCGTTCAGCTTCGTCGTCCTCGCCGTCATCGCCATCGTCGCCCATATCGCCTTCTCGCGCTCGGGCCCCGGCTGGCGCCTGCTCGCCATCGGAGGCTCGCGCCGATCCGCCTACAACATGGGGCTCCCCGTCCGCCGCATCGTCTGCTCGGCCTATGTCATGTCGGGCATGCTGGTCGGGGTCGCGGGTGTCCTCTATGCCGCGCGCCTTTCGGGCGCGGGGTCGGACACCGGCATCGGGCTCGAAGTCTCGGCGCTCACCGCCGCGATCCTGGGCGGCAATTCGCTGGGCGGCGGGCGCGGGTCGGTCGCCAAGGCGCTGATGGGCGCTCTCACCGTGCTGGTGCTGAGCAACGGCGTGCTGCGGCTGGGCCTCAACTCCGGCTCCGGGCCGCTGGTCCTTGGTCTCGCGCTGATCCTCGCCGTCTTCATCGACGTCCGCTGGATGAAGAACCGCCACAAGCTGCTCTCCAAGGTCTATGTCTCGCCCACCCTCGTCCAGATGCCCGAACCGCGTTCCACCGACGACGGCGCGCTGGCGCTGAACGACCGGCTGAACGCCGTCGAGGTCATCGCCGAGGGCGAGGTCGAAAGCCCCGAGGACGTGATCCTGGACGACGAGGATTACCTCTATTCCGGCAACCGCCACGGCGACATCATCCGCTACCTGCCGCCCGATTACACCCGACACGAGGTCTACGCCCATATCGGCGGCTCCCCCCTTGGCATGAGCTTCGATCGCGACGGCAACCTGCTGGTCTGCGTCGGCGGCATGGGTCTTTACATGGTGCGCAAATCCAACCGCAGCGTCGAGAAGATCACCGACGAAACCAACCGCTCGCTCTTCTCCATCGTGGACGACAGCCGCCTGCGCCTGGCCGACGACCTCGACATCGCGCCCGACGGCAAGATCTACTTCTCCGAGGCCACCGTGCGCTATGAAATGCACGACTGGCCGGTGGATGCGCTGGAAAGCCGGGGCAACGGGCGGATCATCTGTTTCGACCCCAAGACCGGGCGCACCCGGACCGTGCTGCGCAACCTCGTGTTCCCCAACGGGGTCTGCACCTCGCATGACGGTCAGTCGATCCTCTTCGCCGAAAGCTGGGGCTGCCGGATCAACCGCTACTGGATCGACGGGCCGAAGAAGGGCACTTTGGAGGTGCTCGTCGACCAGCTCCCGGGCTATCCCGACAACATCAACCGCGCTTCCGACGGCACCTATTGGGTCGCGATCATGGGCATGCGCACCCCCGCGCTCGACCTCGCGCTTGGCATGCCCGCCGTCCGCCGCCGCATGGCGCGGCGCATCGCGGCGGACCAGTGGCTCTATCCCAACCTCAATATCGGCTGCGTGGCCCGCTTCGACGACCAGGGCGTCATCCACGAAAGCCTCTGGGACCAGAAGGCGGTGAACCACCCGATGATCACCTCGATGCGCGAACACAAGGGCTGGCTCTACCTCGGCGGGATCACCAACAACCGCGTCGGCCGCGTGCGCCTGTCGGGCCGCGACGACAGCTGGAGCGGATACCAAAGCTACTGGGGCAAGCAGGAGGCCGGCGCATGA
- the alsB gene encoding D-allose-binding periplasmic protein precursor, with translation MNTGRLKTAALCAAFATALAAPALADDPSDPFRGPALDSLEGKWVAYLPISAGFDLAQAWGGVVKEEAEKYGMKFTVQDPNWVTDAMSQGMTSLIAEHPDVIVTQNPDTQSLARLLMQANRQGIAVIQMNMQGAVQTDAYVGPDYVALGREIANLAIETCGEGTDTSHKISIVQGVLTGGVSYFQVQGIMEVLEGRDDIEIVSSQAADWDASKARAITETVLQQHPDICAVLDMWDGQAIGTGAAVKQAGLADSVTVITSGGGAKSTCDLIRDDTFDVVYNYDAPGMGRDAWTAIMIALQNGGGGNTKTQIFSPTYEMTKENVDQASCWNSEQYAARLR, from the coding sequence ATGAACACCGGACGTCTCAAGACAGCGGCCCTTTGTGCCGCATTCGCCACCGCCCTCGCGGCCCCCGCGCTGGCCGACGACCCAAGCGATCCGTTCCGCGGCCCCGCGCTCGACTCGCTTGAAGGCAAGTGGGTCGCCTACCTGCCGATCTCGGCGGGCTTCGACCTGGCCCAGGCCTGGGGCGGGGTGGTGAAGGAAGAGGCCGAGAAATACGGCATGAAATTCACCGTCCAGGATCCCAACTGGGTGACCGACGCCATGTCGCAGGGGATGACTTCGCTGATTGCCGAACATCCCGACGTGATCGTCACCCAGAACCCCGACACCCAGTCGCTGGCGCGCCTGCTGATGCAGGCCAATCGTCAGGGGATCGCCGTCATCCAGATGAACATGCAGGGCGCGGTGCAGACCGATGCCTATGTCGGCCCCGACTACGTGGCGCTTGGCCGCGAGATCGCCAACCTTGCCATCGAGACCTGCGGCGAAGGCACCGATACCTCGCACAAGATTTCCATCGTGCAGGGCGTGCTGACCGGCGGGGTGAGCTATTTCCAGGTGCAGGGCATCATGGAGGTTCTCGAAGGCCGCGACGATATCGAAATCGTGTCGAGCCAGGCCGCCGATTGGGACGCCTCGAAGGCCCGCGCGATCACCGAGACGGTGCTGCAGCAGCACCCCGACATCTGCGCGGTGCTGGACATGTGGGACGGCCAGGCCATCGGGACCGGGGCTGCCGTCAAACAGGCGGGGCTGGCCGACAGCGTGACGGTCATCACCTCGGGCGGGGGCGCGAAATCGACCTGCGACCTGATCCGCGATGACACCTTCGACGTGGTCTACAATTACGACGCCCCCGGCATGGGCCGCGACGCCTGGACCGCGATCATGATCGCCCTGCAGAACGGCGGCGGCGGCAATACCAAGACCCAGATCTTCTCGCCGACCTACGAGATGACCAAGGAGAACGTCGACCAGGCGTCCTGCTGGAACTCCGAGCAATACGCGGCCCGGCTTCGCTGA
- the rbsC_3 gene encoding Ribose transport system permease protein RbsC has protein sequence MQKLTLRNSISQERIVFTITLVLFAIFGLTLDGFLATNNLFALLRSVAVLGILGLGMLVVVLGRGIDLSLVANMAISVAWTIQLVSTGTPLGIALLIGLGFALGMSLITGILVAYAEIPAIFATLAMGSVIYGFGRAKLITGTDVVYLPASFGWAASIGQGRLWGVPIPILIAVVLALVVFAFLKFSKQGWNSYNIGENILAARITGIPVRPTIVLQYMLAGVAAYVAGLITATAVQSMNTRMVNSNMIYDVILIVVLGGVSLSGGRGTVRNVIVGTLLIGVLVNGMTIMDIQYTIQNVIKSIILLIAVIADSVLNPRDEQTGKQGDI, from the coding sequence ATGCAGAAACTCACTCTGCGGAACTCGATCAGCCAGGAACGCATCGTCTTCACGATCACCCTCGTGCTTTTCGCGATCTTCGGTCTGACACTGGACGGCTTCCTGGCCACCAACAACCTTTTCGCCCTTTTGCGCAGCGTTGCCGTCCTGGGCATCCTGGGGCTCGGCATGCTGGTGGTGGTGCTGGGACGCGGGATCGACCTGTCACTGGTGGCCAACATGGCGATCTCGGTCGCCTGGACGATCCAGCTGGTGTCAACCGGAACTCCGCTGGGGATCGCCCTGCTGATCGGGCTGGGATTTGCCCTGGGCATGAGCCTGATCACCGGCATCCTGGTGGCCTATGCCGAGATCCCGGCGATCTTCGCGACGCTCGCCATGGGTAGCGTCATTTACGGCTTCGGCCGCGCCAAGCTGATCACCGGAACGGATGTGGTCTATCTGCCCGCCAGTTTCGGTTGGGCGGCGTCGATCGGACAGGGGAGGCTTTGGGGGGTTCCGATCCCGATCCTGATCGCCGTGGTGCTGGCGCTGGTGGTTTTCGCGTTCCTCAAGTTCTCGAAACAGGGCTGGAACAGCTACAATATCGGCGAAAACATCCTGGCCGCGCGGATCACCGGCATCCCGGTGCGCCCGACCATCGTGCTGCAATACATGCTGGCCGGGGTGGCGGCCTATGTCGCGGGGCTGATCACGGCGACGGCTGTTCAGTCGATGAACACCCGCATGGTCAATTCCAACATGATCTACGACGTGATCCTGATCGTGGTGCTGGGCGGCGTCAGCCTGTCCGGAGGGCGCGGCACCGTGCGCAACGTGATCGTGGGCACCCTGCTGATCGGGGTTCTGGTGAACGGCATGACCATCATGGACATCCAGTACACCATCCAGAACGTCATCAAGTCCATCATCCTGCTGATCGCGGTGATCGCCGACAGCGTGCTGAACCCGCGCGACGAACAAACCGGAAAACAGGGCGATATCTGA
- the fadB_2 gene encoding Fatty acid oxidation complex subunit alpha, whose amino-acid sequence MTTLTLTPGDDGIAILSLSAGTRATPDFFTDLSAALDRFAGDDSQTGAILTGFPEQDLDAVLATSEAGLAAVEVSDGLRAQASVLRRMETMGKPVVAALSGPATGPGLELALACHYRIALTSQVRLGLPDIALGLLPTLGGSQRLTRMIGIEAAMPLLMDGIMMDAEAALGAGIVDALAMSDAAMMDAARAWLASGPSAGKPWDIRGFGVPGGAGPLAPFAASVFQANTSRLKAARACYPAPHALLSVIYEGTLVPFDRAIGIEADYAAEILTGKVAANLTRSALRHKAARAPAPARSAGTNVRKLGVLGAGMMGAGIANVAAATGIDVVLLDRSQEVAELALAKLRQARNREVSKGRLTAETAEAIVGRIRPTGDPATLEGADLIIEAVFENRTVKAAVTTKAAPMLAESGFFASNTSTLPITGLARNLARPDRFIGLHFFSPVDRMPLVEIITGRQTSPETLADARAFVTALGKTPIVVHDSPGFYTSRIFCSYIDEAMAMLAEGVSPALIENAARQAGFPAPPLAVTDEVSLDLQKMVIDQARADGLDNRFLRAHAAPVVEALCAAGRRGRKGGGGFYDYAEDGSKRLWPELASLFPARAEQPSAEDVGKRLLYIQAQESLRCLAEGVIDDTATADVGSVLGIGYPAWTGGALSVIETVGEVAFNADCKRFAANGAPRFAAPDAEPEYSAAVTAT is encoded by the coding sequence ATGACCACTCTGACCCTTACTCCCGGCGATGACGGCATTGCCATCCTGTCCCTGTCCGCGGGGACAAGGGCCACACCGGATTTCTTCACCGATCTCTCGGCCGCGCTTGATCGGTTCGCCGGGGATGACAGCCAGACGGGCGCCATCCTGACCGGGTTTCCGGAGCAGGATCTGGATGCGGTTCTGGCCACAAGCGAGGCCGGTCTTGCCGCCGTCGAAGTTTCTGACGGTTTGCGCGCACAGGCGTCGGTGCTTCGGCGGATGGAGACCATGGGCAAGCCGGTCGTGGCGGCCTTGAGCGGGCCGGCGACGGGGCCGGGGCTGGAACTGGCGCTGGCCTGTCATTACCGGATCGCGTTGACCTCGCAGGTCCGGCTAGGCCTGCCGGATATCGCGCTTGGCCTGCTGCCCACGCTTGGCGGATCGCAGCGGCTGACCCGCATGATCGGGATCGAGGCCGCGATGCCCCTGCTGATGGATGGCATCATGATGGATGCCGAAGCGGCGCTTGGGGCGGGCATCGTCGATGCGCTGGCCATGAGCGACGCCGCGATGATGGACGCCGCACGCGCCTGGCTGGCGTCGGGTCCGTCTGCCGGGAAACCGTGGGATATCAGAGGCTTCGGCGTTCCCGGCGGTGCGGGGCCGCTGGCGCCCTTCGCGGCGAGTGTCTTTCAGGCCAATACCTCGCGGCTGAAGGCGGCAAGGGCCTGCTACCCGGCGCCCCATGCGCTGCTCTCGGTGATCTACGAAGGCACGCTGGTTCCCTTCGACCGCGCCATCGGGATCGAGGCCGATTACGCTGCCGAGATCCTGACCGGAAAGGTCGCCGCCAATCTGACGCGCAGCGCTTTGCGCCACAAGGCGGCCCGCGCGCCGGCACCGGCGCGGTCGGCGGGGACGAACGTGCGCAAGCTGGGGGTGCTGGGCGCGGGCATGATGGGGGCGGGCATCGCCAATGTGGCGGCGGCGACGGGGATCGATGTCGTGCTGCTGGACCGCAGCCAGGAGGTCGCCGAGCTGGCGCTTGCCAAGCTGCGGCAGGCGCGCAACCGCGAGGTGTCCAAGGGTCGGCTGACGGCCGAGACGGCCGAGGCGATCGTGGGCCGGATCCGGCCAACGGGGGATCCCGCGACGCTTGAAGGCGCGGACCTGATCATCGAGGCCGTCTTCGAGAACCGCACCGTCAAGGCGGCGGTGACGACGAAGGCCGCGCCCATGCTTGCCGAAAGCGGCTTCTTCGCGTCCAACACCTCGACCCTGCCGATCACGGGACTGGCGCGCAACCTCGCCCGGCCCGACCGTTTCATCGGACTCCATTTCTTCTCGCCCGTGGACCGCATGCCGCTGGTCGAGATCATCACCGGCCGTCAGACCTCGCCCGAGACGCTGGCAGATGCGCGGGCCTTCGTTACCGCGCTTGGCAAGACCCCGATCGTGGTGCACGACAGTCCCGGCTTCTACACCAGCCGGATCTTCTGCAGCTATATCGACGAGGCGATGGCGATGCTGGCCGAAGGTGTGTCCCCCGCCCTGATCGAGAATGCCGCGCGGCAGGCGGGTTTCCCGGCCCCGCCGCTGGCCGTCACCGATGAAGTTTCGCTGGACCTGCAGAAGATGGTGATCGACCAGGCCCGCGCCGACGGTCTGGACAACCGCTTTCTGCGGGCCCACGCCGCACCGGTGGTCGAGGCTCTCTGTGCCGCGGGTCGGCGTGGACGCAAAGGCGGCGGCGGTTTCTACGACTACGCCGAGGACGGCAGCAAACGGCTCTGGCCGGAACTGGCGTCGCTGTTCCCGGCGCGTGCCGAACAGCCTTCGGCCGAGGATGTCGGCAAGCGCCTGCTCTACATCCAGGCGCAAGAGAGCCTGCGATGTCTGGCCGAAGGCGTGATCGACGACACAGCCACGGCCGATGTCGGCTCGGTTCTCGGCATTGGTTACCCGGCCTGGACGGGCGGTGCCCTGTCGGTCATCGAAACGGTCGGAGAGGTGGCGTTCAACGCGGATTGCAAGCGTTTTGCCGCGAACGGGGCCCCCCGTTTCGCCGCTCCGGACGCGGAGCCCGAGTATTCGGCCGCCGTGACCGCGACATGA
- the fadA_4 gene encoding Putative acyltransferase, which produces MTSALIFDHVRTPRGKGRPDGALHSITPISLATQTLKGLRDRNDLDTALVDDVVMGVVSPVGEQGCNMARVAAIQAGYAVTVAGFQLNRFCASGLEAINVASARVKAGEADAMVAAGVESMSRVPIFSDGGACYSDPRTNWDTWYIPQGIGADLIATMDGYTRDDVDAYAVESQRRAATAWQGGWFDRSVMPVRDRLGRVALARDEHMRPGTGPEDLARLKPAFAGMAARDGLDGVMLQRYPQVERIEHVHTGGNSSGIVDGAVAMLIGNESFAESSGLKPRARVVAAGSIGSEPAIMLTGPAAVTRKVLARAGMTLDDIDLFEVNEAFASVVLRFMSELDIPHDKVNVAGGAIAMGHPLGATGAMIAGTVLDELERRDLNTALITLCAAAGMAIAMIIERV; this is translated from the coding sequence ATGACCAGCGCCCTGATCTTCGACCATGTGCGCACCCCGCGCGGCAAGGGCCGCCCGGACGGTGCGCTGCATTCGATCACGCCGATCTCGCTGGCCACCCAGACGCTGAAGGGGCTGCGCGACCGCAACGACCTGGACACCGCGCTGGTGGATGACGTGGTGATGGGCGTGGTCTCTCCGGTGGGCGAACAGGGGTGCAACATGGCCCGGGTCGCCGCGATCCAGGCGGGCTACGCGGTAACCGTGGCGGGGTTCCAGCTGAACCGGTTCTGCGCCTCGGGGCTTGAGGCGATCAACGTGGCCTCGGCCCGGGTCAAGGCGGGCGAGGCGGATGCGATGGTGGCGGCGGGCGTGGAATCCATGTCGCGGGTGCCGATCTTTTCGGACGGCGGGGCCTGCTATTCCGACCCCCGGACGAACTGGGACACCTGGTACATCCCGCAGGGCATCGGCGCCGACCTGATCGCCACGATGGACGGCTACACCCGCGACGATGTCGATGCCTATGCGGTGGAAAGCCAGCGCCGGGCGGCGACTGCCTGGCAGGGTGGCTGGTTCGACCGCTCGGTCATGCCGGTCAGGGACCGGCTGGGGCGCGTGGCGTTGGCGCGCGATGAACACATGCGGCCCGGAACGGGGCCCGAGGACCTGGCCAGGCTCAAGCCCGCCTTTGCCGGGATGGCGGCACGCGACGGGCTCGACGGGGTGATGCTGCAACGCTACCCGCAGGTGGAACGGATCGAGCATGTGCACACGGGCGGCAATTCCTCGGGCATCGTGGATGGCGCCGTGGCGATGCTGATCGGGAACGAAAGCTTTGCCGAAAGCTCGGGGCTGAAACCCCGCGCGCGGGTCGTGGCGGCGGGTAGTATCGGAAGCGAGCCGGCGATCATGCTGACCGGCCCGGCGGCCGTTACCCGCAAGGTTCTGGCGCGGGCGGGCATGACGTTGGACGATATCGACCTTTTCGAGGTCAACGAGGCCTTTGCCAGCGTCGTGCTGCGCTTCATGTCCGAACTCGATATCCCGCACGACAAGGTCAACGTCGCCGGCGGCGCCATCGCCATGGGTCACCCGCTGGGCGCCACGGGGGCGATGATCGCGGGCACCGTGCTGGACGAACTGGAACGGCGCGACCTGAACACCGCGCTGATCACGCTTTGTGCCGCCGCCGGCATGGCCATCGCCATGATCATCGAACGCGTCTGA